The proteins below are encoded in one region of uncultured Eubacteriales bacterium:
- a CDS encoding hypothetical protein (Evidence 5 : No homology to any previously reported sequences) — MLFLLTYYFLPLGIAGLQLKGLDCHPVSPCTATREGGYFVKGGDLNSGGSWRALTL, encoded by the coding sequence ATGCTCTTTTTGCTTACCTATTATTTTTTACCCTTAGGCATAGCGGGACTCCAGCTGAAAGGCTTGGATTGCCATCCCGTCTCTCCCTGTACTGCAACCAGGGAGGGGGGATATTTTGTAAAAGGGGGGGATTTAAATAGCGGCGGCAGCTGGAGGGCACTAACCTTGTAG
- a CDS encoding hypothetical protein (Evidence 5 : No homology to any previously reported sequences), with protein sequence MAPWAFPSAAAVGGVPSARRCSRYTTCRRVTRSGSFSNTISAPVASTMVLGQAASGVAAGVGVGSLGAAALGELSGAGDCVLFAGVPAHPARTLVASTSDKRSCIHRFIIYSSYRRWLAKANFDVESQYSKTSRLKEWAKPESRMDYS encoded by the coding sequence ATGGCGCCTTGGGCGTTTCCGAGCGCCGCGGCCGTGGGCGGCGTACCCAGCGCGAGAAGATGCTCAAGATATACCACGTGCAGAAGGGTAACGCGTTCAGGCTCCTTCTCCAATACGATCTCCGCGCCGGTGGCGTCCACAATGGTTCTCGGCCAGGCGGCTTCCGGTGTGGCGGCCGGTGTGGGTGTGGGTTCGCTCGGCGCTGCCGCACTGGGGGAGCTTTCGGGCGCGGGTGACTGTGTGTTGTTCGCGGGCGTGCCGGCGCATCCGGCCAGAACGCTTGTCGCGAGTACCAGCGACAAGAGAAGCTGCATCCATCGTTTCATAATCTATTCCTCCTATAGGCGTTGGTTAGCGAAAGCTAATTTTGATGTCGAAAGCCAGTATAGCAAAACCAGCCGCCTTAAGGAATGGGCAAAACCGGAATCCCGCATGGATTATTCCTGA
- a CDS encoding hypothetical protein (Evidence 5 : No homology to any previously reported sequences) — translation MTNLYTRRSKYGIQNYIIATI, via the coding sequence GTGACTAATTTATATACAAGGAGGAGCAAATATGGAATTCAGAATTATATCATTGCCACCATTTAA
- a CDS encoding putative Aminoglycoside 6-adenylyltransferase (Evidence 3 : Function proposed based on presence of conserved amino acid motif, structural feature or limited homology), with protein MHNRYEYIMDIANSDDNIRGVLLYGSRADGSVKPDQYQDYDIYFIVNDTGKFNISIFENVMFCFCPSEVYPELFPGKNTYLMLFNDDDRIDLTVCTMQTFLSGYTNDQLMRCLLDKDNSVHGLNSDDKRGHWVKPIDEKSFRNTCLEFYWETQNMAKGLKRDELSFAMFIRDVSLRDMLNRIIDAYIGMRYNYQVSVGTLGKHRKKYLSQAHYELYKNTYLSNTTEDQWKSLFYMIDLFSSLTRQIAEKYNFTYPVNEEQYIKNYLSAMIK; from the coding sequence ATGCATAACAGGTATGAGTATATTATGGATATAGCAAATTCCGATGACAATATCAGAGGTGTTCTGCTGTACGGTTCACGAGCCGACGGCAGTGTCAAGCCCGACCAATATCAGGATTATGACATATACTTTATAGTTAATGATACAGGCAAATTTAATATCTCAATCTTTGAAAACGTTATGTTCTGTTTTTGCCCAAGTGAAGTTTATCCTGAACTCTTTCCAGGGAAAAATACATATTTGATGCTTTTTAATGATGATGATCGCATAGACCTGACGGTTTGTACCATGCAAACTTTTTTGTCTGGTTACACAAATGATCAGTTGATGAGGTGCCTCCTGGATAAAGACAATTCAGTCCATGGTTTAAACAGCGATGACAAGCGCGGTCATTGGGTAAAACCGATAGACGAAAAGTCATTTAGAAATACATGCTTAGAATTTTATTGGGAAACTCAAAATATGGCCAAAGGCTTGAAAAGAGACGAGCTATCCTTTGCAATGTTTATTCGAGATGTTTCTTTAAGAGATATGCTCAACCGAATTATTGATGCGTATATAGGTATGCGCTATAATTATCAAGTATCGGTCGGCACTCTCGGAAAGCATCGAAAAAAGTATCTATCGCAAGCTCATTATGAGTTATACAAAAACACATATCTATCAAACACAACAGAAGACCAATGGAAGTCGTTATTCTATATGATTGATTTGTTCAGCTCTTTGACTCGGCAAATTGCTGAAAAATACAATTTTACCTATCCGGTTAATGAAGAACAATATATTAAAAACTATTTAAGCGCAATGATTAAATAG
- a CDS encoding conserved hypothetical protein (Evidence 4 : Homologs of previously reported genes of unknown function) — MRQQELNMLDDEQLIWKCVKPIIQKVRGRNPTIKSQVVMQLNNAQRALFVFQVLYGHANEGILSFFNQISYLADRPDIWDALKSAMEFFNDAEMLSIIKKMETAYYGTVEHLEDTIPMDELDGLYADRIPFTLKLVGAFVRHNPAEYMSSFIT, encoded by the coding sequence ATGAGACAGCAGGAGCTTAACATGCTTGATGATGAGCAACTAATATGGAAATGTGTCAAACCCATTATCCAAAAAGTCCGCGGAAGGAACCCCACGATAAAGTCACAGGTTGTTATGCAATTAAATAATGCGCAACGGGCCTTGTTCGTGTTTCAGGTGCTGTATGGACATGCCAATGAGGGTATACTCTCTTTTTTTAATCAGATTTCTTATCTGGCAGATCGGCCGGACATATGGGACGCTCTTAAATCAGCAATGGAATTTTTTAATGATGCCGAAATGCTGAGCATCATTAAAAAAATGGAAACTGCTTATTATGGGACTGTAGAACATCTTGAAGACACGATACCGATGGACGAACTTGATGGGTTGTATGCGGATAGAATCCCCTTTACTTTAAAGCTGGTTGGCGCATTTGTGCGGCATAATCCGGCAGAATATATGTCATCCTTTATTACCTAG
- a CDS encoding hypothetical protein (Evidence 5 : No homology to any previously reported sequences), whose product MSYVKTLKSIKTEKPLNLMIQRLF is encoded by the coding sequence GTGTCGTACGTGAAAACGCTCAAGTCTATAAAGACAGAAAAGCCGCTGAATCTTATGATTCAGCGGCTTTTCTAG
- a CDS encoding conserved hypothetical protein (Evidence 4 : Homologs of previously reported genes of unknown function), with protein sequence MEFRIISLPPFKASTSGVSKECDFTPGSILNKFDRYFSAIELCPRDRFSPRDFLYFDDEKQGMVWMWALSEDIEDGGNEVIHFDGGYYLTYAYKDGDEETNEKLYMEAIKFIESSEILALDVRSNHYAMGHIITPQEIINAQGWAQMETFIPVKLKNK encoded by the coding sequence ATGGAATTCAGAATTATATCATTGCCACCATTTAAGGCATCCACATCAGGTGTATCAAAAGAGTGTGATTTTACACCGGGAAGTATTTTAAACAAATTCGATAGGTATTTTTCAGCTATTGAGTTGTGCCCGAGAGATCGCTTTAGTCCTCGTGATTTTTTGTATTTTGATGATGAGAAACAAGGAATGGTCTGGATGTGGGCTTTAAGTGAGGATATAGAGGATGGCGGCAATGAGGTAATTCACTTCGATGGTGGCTATTACCTAACCTATGCCTATAAAGACGGTGACGAAGAAACAAACGAAAAATTATATATGGAAGCGATAAAATTCATTGAAAGCTCAGAAATATTAGCACTAGATGTTCGCTCAAATCATTATGCAATGGGACACATCATTACACCACAAGAGATTATAAATGCTCAAGGTTGGGCACAAATGGAAACGTTTATTCCAGTTAAATTAAAAAATAAATAA
- a CDS encoding conserved hypothetical protein (Evidence 4 : Homologs of previously reported genes of unknown function): MSKPLSEMSLEELWKLFPIQLTEHQDCWKEWYQTEIDHLLPIQLDTVKIHHIGSTSINSIWAKPIVDILMETNSCNYDAIKNLLIQNGYLCMSQTETRLDFNKGYTPNGFAEKVFHLHLRKFGDNDELYFRDYLNEHQDIAKLYEKLKLSLWKQFEYDRDGYTESKTAFVREYTQMAILHYGEIYR, translated from the coding sequence ATGAGTAAACCTTTATCCGAAATGTCGTTAGAGGAATTGTGGAAATTGTTTCCGATCCAACTAACCGAACATCAGGACTGTTGGAAGGAATGGTATCAAACAGAGATAGACCATCTTCTGCCTATCCAGCTGGACACAGTTAAAATTCATCATATCGGCAGTACGTCGATAAACAGCATATGGGCGAAACCAATCGTTGATATTCTAATGGAGACCAATTCATGTAACTATGATGCCATAAAAAACTTGCTTATACAGAATGGTTATTTATGTATGTCGCAAACTGAAACACGCTTGGATTTTAATAAGGGATATACACCCAACGGATTCGCGGAAAAAGTGTTTCATCTACATCTTAGAAAATTCGGTGATAATGATGAATTGTATTTCAGAGATTACTTAAATGAGCATCAAGATATTGCAAAGTTATACGAAAAACTGAAGCTCTCCCTTTGGAAACAGTTCGAATATGACCGTGACGGCTATACGGAAAGTAAGACAGCATTTGTGCGTGAATACACACAAATGGCAATCCTTCATTATGGGGAAATTTACAGATAA
- a CDS encoding hypothetical protein (Evidence 5 : No homology to any previously reported sequences) — protein MTWAMLGNCSENEPLFIDNSGVEIKEFSGALYAMAEATYGENSNLDETWKMLHCWIAENEQYEYGEHPWLRSI, from the coding sequence TTGACTTGGGCTATGTTGGGTAATTGTTCAGAAAACGAACCGCTCTTTATAGATAATTCCGGTGTAGAAATAAAAGAATTTTCAGGCGCCTTATATGCTATGGCTGAAGCAACCTATGGAGAAAATTCAAATTTAGATGAGACTTGGAAAATGCTTCATTGTTGGATAGCAGAGAATGAACAATATGAATATGGAGAACATCCGTGGTTGAGGAGCATATAA
- a CDS encoding Acetyltransferase, GNAT family — MIEENINMEIRKATAEDLSAIEAIFSEIHTAEESGAVTIGWERGVYPTAATAKAALDREDLFVQEDDGKIVGTGIINQQQGDAYRGANWHYAASDDKVMVLHTLVISPGASRKGYGQRFVAFYENYAQSQGCDFLRIDTNEKNINARALYRRLGYNEVDIVPCVFNGLEGVHLVLLEKKVGQ; from the coding sequence ATGATTGAGGAGAACATTAATATGGAAATTCGGAAAGCAACAGCGGAGGATCTAAGCGCCATTGAGGCCATATTTTCAGAGATACATACGGCTGAAGAAAGTGGCGCTGTAACGATTGGATGGGAACGGGGCGTCTATCCGACTGCCGCGACTGCGAAAGCGGCTTTGGACCGAGAAGATTTATTTGTACAGGAAGACGACGGGAAAATTGTTGGAACAGGGATTATCAACCAGCAGCAGGGAGACGCATATAGGGGAGCAAATTGGCACTATGCTGCTTCTGATGATAAAGTAATGGTGCTGCACACTTTAGTGATCTCTCCCGGGGCGTCACGGAAGGGTTACGGGCAAAGGTTTGTGGCATTCTATGAAAACTATGCGCAATCACAGGGCTGTGACTTTCTTCGTATCGACACAAACGAAAAGAATATAAATGCGCGAGCGTTATACAGAAGGCTTGGATATAACGAGGTGGACATAGTTCCATGTGTTTTTAATGGCCTTGAGGGCGTTCACTTAGTGCTTCTGGAGAAGAAAGTAGGTCAATGA
- the fhuG gene encoding Iron(3+)-hydroxamate import system permease protein FhuG — translation MAVIEKVEARKRKTALRNLLVLGLLTALLIAAFVISMNTGYTKLAPSDTLRTFFGGGTEKENLILFQFRLPRIVVSLLVGAGLALSGCIIQGVSKNPLADPGLLGINAGAGMMVILYVLFFGAKTMLSVFTLPFLALTGAGGAAILIYALSYKRGEGIAPLRLILTGIAVQAGISALTTVMTIRLDETQFDFVASWQAGSIWGGNWRFVLSLLPWLLVLFPYVMYKARALDVLSLGDDVAKSLGASVERERRGLLAASVALAASCVSVSGGIGFVGLVAPHLSRRLVGPRHAILLPTCALTGAVLVSAADTLARVILQPAELPTGIMVAVIGAPYFLYLLAKSRQ, via the coding sequence ATGGCAGTGATTGAAAAGGTAGAAGCGCGCAAACGCAAAACCGCGCTGCGCAATTTGTTGGTTCTCGGCCTCCTAACCGCGCTTTTGATCGCGGCATTTGTCATCAGCATGAATACCGGATATACAAAGCTGGCGCCTTCGGATACGCTGCGCACATTTTTCGGGGGCGGAACAGAGAAGGAAAACCTGATTTTATTTCAATTCCGCCTACCACGTATTGTGGTCTCCCTGCTGGTAGGCGCGGGGCTGGCGCTCTCCGGCTGCATCATTCAGGGCGTTTCAAAAAACCCGCTGGCCGACCCCGGCCTTCTGGGCATCAACGCCGGCGCGGGGATGATGGTCATTTTGTACGTCCTGTTCTTCGGCGCGAAAACCATGCTGTCGGTCTTTACGCTGCCCTTTCTGGCCCTGACAGGTGCGGGCGGCGCGGCTATTCTCATCTATGCGCTCTCCTATAAAAGAGGGGAAGGCATTGCCCCCCTGCGCCTGATTTTGACGGGTATCGCCGTACAGGCAGGTATCTCGGCTCTGACCACGGTCATGACCATCCGGCTGGATGAGACGCAGTTTGATTTTGTCGCAAGCTGGCAGGCGGGCAGCATCTGGGGCGGCAACTGGCGGTTCGTCCTGTCGCTTTTACCCTGGCTTTTGGTCTTATTCCCCTATGTGATGTACAAGGCGCGGGCGCTGGATGTTCTCAGTCTGGGCGACGATGTGGCGAAAAGCCTGGGCGCGTCAGTCGAGCGGGAGCGGCGGGGGCTGCTGGCGGCATCGGTCGCGCTGGCCGCCTCCTGCGTCTCGGTCAGCGGCGGAATCGGCTTTGTGGGGCTGGTCGCGCCCCATCTTTCCCGGCGGCTGGTGGGCCCGCGGCATGCAATTCTGCTGCCGACATGCGCGCTGACGGGCGCAGTGCTCGTTTCGGCGGCGGACACGCTGGCCCGGGTCATTTTGCAGCCGGCCGAGCTGCCGACGGGCATTATGGTCGCGGTCATCGGCGCGCCGTACTTCCTCTACCTGCTGGCCAAGAGCAGGCAGTAA
- a CDS encoding Oligopeptide ABC transporter, oligopeptide-binding protein encodes MKRWMQLLLSLVLATSVLAGCAGTPANNTQSPAPESSPSAAAPSEPTPTPAATPEAAWPRTIVDATGAEIVLEKEPERVTLLHVVYLEHLLALGTPPTAAALGNAQGAMESLEVSELYAPYLAGKDITMLGNSKDLSVEAVLASEPDVIITFYNPASAELVEQLAEIAPVVQISYADTWQNQLMLCAQVLGKETEAETVTNDVEKIIADTKEVLAPYADRTFGLFRTDGKSFIAQGTAQFYKEFGLTKPSGFTDKADTLSLEAVAEMNPYYIVFQHNVEVTEAFIKSMEDNTVWQSLDAVKNGRVYIYDENMNSFGPLSFKLGAEKITALYTE; translated from the coding sequence ATGAAACGATGGATGCAGCTTCTCTTGTCGCTGGTACTCGCGACAAGCGTTCTGGCCGGATGCGCCGGCACGCCCGCGAACAACACACAGTCACCCGCGCCCGAAAGCTCCCCCAGTGCGGCAGCGCCGAGCGAACCCACACCCACACCGGCCGCCACACCGGAAGCCGCCTGGCCGAGAACCATTGTGGACGCCACCGGCGCGGAGATCGTATTGGAGAAGGAGCCTGAACGCGTTACCCTTCTGCACGTGGTATATCTTGAGCATCTTCTCGCGCTGGGTACGCCGCCCACGGCCGCGGCGCTCGGAAACGCCCAAGGCGCCATGGAGTCGCTGGAGGTGTCCGAGCTCTACGCCCCTTATCTGGCGGGCAAGGACATTACCATGCTGGGCAACTCCAAGGATCTCAGCGTGGAGGCGGTGCTTGCCTCCGAGCCGGATGTGATCATCACCTTTTATAATCCGGCCAGCGCCGAGTTGGTCGAGCAGCTTGCAGAAATCGCCCCGGTGGTTCAAATCAGCTATGCCGACACCTGGCAGAATCAGCTGATGCTCTGCGCCCAGGTCCTGGGCAAGGAAACTGAGGCCGAGACCGTTACCAATGACGTTGAGAAGATCATTGCCGACACGAAAGAGGTGCTTGCCCCCTATGCCGACCGGACCTTTGGCCTGTTCCGCACCGACGGCAAGAGCTTTATCGCCCAGGGCACCGCTCAGTTTTATAAGGAATTCGGCCTCACAAAGCCCTCAGGCTTTACCGACAAGGCCGATACCCTTTCGCTCGAGGCCGTGGCCGAGATGAACCCCTATTATATCGTCTTCCAGCATAACGTGGAGGTCACAGAGGCCTTTATCAAGAGCATGGAAGACAATACCGTGTGGCAGTCTCTGGACGCGGTGAAAAACGGGAGAGTTTACATCTACGATGAAAACATGAACAGCTTTGGCCCTCTCTCCTTCAAGCTTGGCGCTGAAAAGATTACTGCACTTTACACAGAGTAA
- a CDS encoding Transcriptional regulator, AraC family, which yields MEIELNHLIAQFAQVPFKVQGVYRLSIEPGTAGWERTAPYPGMIFPLSGQAQYHFDGTPYLAKAGTVILGGAGMRLDKKVLGDSKWEFICVLYELYGPEKLESLLPRLHTELTVGHSPRLTELLYRLCETCKQPDALQSFQRERLFRCVLDDIFICAHNRFDHGAKALFDRVSAYIHEHYMEPLSIHELAQQNEVDENRLYYVFQKYAGTGAGQYLTTYRLNRSREMLENGKASIGEIAKSVGYSDPLYFSRTFRKRFGLSPSSARKIQE from the coding sequence ATGGAAATCGAGCTAAACCATTTAATTGCGCAATTTGCACAAGTGCCCTTTAAAGTCCAGGGAGTTTACCGCTTATCCATTGAACCGGGTACCGCCGGATGGGAGAGAACGGCTCCCTATCCCGGGATGATATTCCCGCTGAGCGGTCAGGCCCAGTACCATTTTGATGGAACACCTTATCTCGCAAAGGCCGGAACCGTCATTCTGGGCGGTGCGGGCATGCGTCTTGACAAGAAGGTTCTCGGAGACAGCAAGTGGGAGTTTATCTGCGTCCTGTATGAGCTTTACGGCCCTGAAAAATTGGAGAGTCTCCTGCCCAGACTGCACACCGAATTGACGGTCGGGCACAGCCCGCGCCTGACGGAGCTCTTATACCGCCTCTGTGAGACCTGCAAACAGCCGGACGCATTGCAGTCCTTTCAGCGCGAGCGGCTGTTTCGCTGTGTCCTGGATGATATTTTCATCTGCGCGCACAATCGGTTCGACCATGGGGCGAAGGCGCTGTTTGATCGCGTATCGGCCTATATCCACGAACATTACATGGAGCCCCTCTCCATCCATGAGCTGGCGCAGCAAAACGAAGTGGATGAAAACCGCCTCTATTATGTGTTCCAGAAATACGCGGGAACGGGGGCCGGACAATATCTGACGACCTATCGCCTGAACCGCTCCAGAGAAATGCTGGAAAATGGCAAGGCATCCATCGGTGAGATCGCCAAAAGCGTCGGCTATTCCGACCCGCTCTACTTCAGCCGTACCTTCCGCAAGCGCTTTGGCCTTTCGCCGAGCAGCGCAAGAAAAATTCAGGAATAA
- a CDS encoding Transcriptional regulator MerR family — protein MDSIQDASDCKLNGCLFFSTTKLARELGRLADEAFSKTGLSPSHAVLLYIINVNGEIQQKEVGELLHLTPSTITRLIDKLERKGYVKKQSEGKNVCLRATPEGLTQQEQIIASWNQLQNSYRNILTEEETVRFLEISGKLLQNLKDKPE, from the coding sequence GTGGACAGTATTCAGGATGCAAGCGACTGTAAGCTCAACGGCTGCTTGTTTTTTTCAACAACTAAATTGGCCCGAGAGTTGGGTAGGCTTGCAGACGAGGCCTTCAGTAAAACGGGATTGTCCCCCAGTCATGCGGTCCTGTTATATATTATAAATGTGAATGGCGAGATCCAGCAAAAGGAAGTCGGAGAGCTGCTCCATTTAACGCCTTCCACCATCACTCGCTTGATTGATAAGCTGGAACGCAAGGGGTATGTGAAGAAGCAGTCGGAAGGGAAAAATGTCTGCCTGCGGGCGACCCCAGAGGGGTTGACGCAGCAGGAGCAGATCATCGCTTCCTGGAATCAGCTTCAAAATAGTTATCGCAACATTCTAACAGAAGAAGAAACGGTCCGTTTTCTTGAAATCAGCGGTAAGCTTTTGCAGAATCTAAAGGACAAACCCGAGTAA
- a CDS encoding Alpha/beta hydrolase fold → MKPKTRLKRLIILVLPAMLLLVGAIWQSVMVHIERKTYTAIGEYADLKAYRAHYYSKGDGDVAFVFITGSGTPCAYTDFYALQNKLSTIGRTITFDHAGSGWSTGTETARTIENLVNELSILIDTVAPNKPIYLLCHSLGSLEAIGYAQAHPERVAGIIFLDSGCPEFYSTDSELLAQTMNRGSAIIRTAGINRLFGELGLLLPIYGENIRNQQLPDNLKSLDKAMYYRFTGNSSSLNTIKLINESAAKVLAGPSLGQIPTLVLSSDSGNEWNDVQLQLASWSESSRQITVNDSEHYLYWSNYDEVENYIDEFVKDSLK, encoded by the coding sequence ATGAAACCGAAAACAAGATTAAAAAGGCTTATCATATTAGTTTTGCCGGCCATGCTTCTCCTTGTAGGAGCTATTTGGCAATCTGTTATGGTACATATCGAAAGAAAAACATACACTGCAATCGGTGAATATGCTGATCTGAAAGCATATCGGGCACATTACTATTCAAAAGGTGATGGTGACGTTGCATTTGTTTTTATCACAGGTTCAGGGACTCCTTGTGCCTATACGGATTTTTATGCGCTTCAAAACAAGTTGTCGACCATAGGACGGACTATTACATTTGATCATGCAGGAAGCGGTTGGAGCACGGGTACAGAAACTGCTCGCACAATTGAAAATCTTGTTAATGAGCTTTCCATTTTAATAGATACTGTTGCTCCCAATAAACCAATATATTTGCTTTGTCATTCCCTAGGCTCTTTAGAAGCTATTGGTTATGCACAGGCACACCCTGAAAGAGTAGCCGGAATCATCTTTTTGGATTCGGGATGCCCAGAGTTTTATAGTACAGATTCAGAGCTTCTTGCCCAAACAATGAACCGTGGATCAGCCATTATCAGAACAGCCGGCATTAATCGTCTGTTTGGAGAGCTGGGGCTTCTTTTGCCGATATATGGCGAGAATATTAGAAATCAGCAACTGCCGGATAATTTAAAAAGCTTAGACAAAGCAATGTACTATCGGTTTACAGGAAATTCCTCCTCACTCAATACCATTAAGCTTATCAATGAAAGTGCTGCGAAAGTTCTTGCCGGACCGTCATTAGGGCAGATACCGACACTTGTTCTTTCCTCTGACAGTGGAAACGAATGGAACGATGTTCAATTGCAGCTTGCTTCATGGTCTGAAAGCAGCAGGCAAATTACCGTAAATGATTCAGAACATTACCTATATTGGTCTAACTATGATGAGGTAGAAAACTATATTGATGAATTTGTCAAGGATAGCCTTAAATAA
- the fhuB gene encoding Iron(3+)-hydroxamate import system permease protein FhuB, which produces MKQKEYTIKKGRAWVAWLIIIGGTGLLFLLMAFSITKGAAPIPLETVWEAFSNFDPENTRHLIIRDARLPRVAASALVGAAFAVAGAIMQGTTRNPMADSGLLGLNAGAGFALSVCFAFFPSMEYHKVILFSFLGAALGTGMVSGVASLRRGGASPIRLVLAGAAVSSLLAALSQGVALYFGVAQNIMFWTVGGVAGSDWTQIRILAPWVGGALLGAVALSRSVSLLSLGEDVAKGLGMNTAVINVLCSLVVLVLAGSAVSVVGAVGFVGLMVPHLARFLVGVDYRWIIPSSAVLGAILVVLADLGTRTLNPPFETPIGALIALVGVPFFLFLARRQRRAL; this is translated from the coding sequence ATGAAGCAAAAAGAATACACGATAAAAAAGGGCCGTGCGTGGGTCGCATGGCTTATTATTATAGGCGGGACCGGGCTGCTTTTTCTGCTCATGGCCTTTTCCATTACGAAAGGCGCCGCGCCGATTCCCCTGGAAACCGTATGGGAGGCGTTTTCAAACTTTGACCCGGAAAATACGCGCCACCTGATTATACGCGACGCCCGCCTGCCCCGGGTGGCGGCAAGCGCTTTGGTTGGCGCGGCCTTTGCCGTGGCGGGCGCTATCATGCAGGGCACGACCAGAAATCCCATGGCGGACTCCGGGCTGCTGGGCCTTAATGCGGGAGCGGGCTTTGCCCTCTCGGTCTGCTTTGCGTTTTTCCCATCGATGGAGTACCACAAGGTCATTCTGTTTTCCTTCCTGGGGGCGGCGTTGGGCACGGGGATGGTCAGCGGCGTGGCGTCCCTGCGCCGGGGCGGCGCTTCCCCCATACGCCTGGTGCTGGCAGGGGCGGCCGTCAGCTCTCTTCTCGCGGCGCTCAGCCAGGGGGTCGCCCTGTATTTCGGCGTAGCGCAGAACATCATGTTCTGGACCGTGGGCGGCGTCGCCGGTTCTGACTGGACGCAGATCCGCATTCTCGCGCCCTGGGTCGGGGGGGCATTGCTTGGCGCGGTTGCGCTCTCCCGCTCAGTATCTCTGTTGAGCCTGGGAGAGGACGTTGCCAAGGGCCTTGGCATGAACACCGCGGTGATAAACGTGCTCTGCTCTCTTGTCGTGCTGGTTTTGGCGGGGTCTGCGGTATCCGTGGTAGGCGCGGTGGGCTTTGTAGGGCTGATGGTGCCCCATCTGGCCCGGTTCCTGGTAGGGGTCGATTACCGGTGGATCATTCCCTCCTCCGCTGTGCTGGGTGCCATCCTCGTCGTTCTGGCCGATCTGGGTACGCGGACACTGAATCCGCCCTTTGAGACGCCCATCGGCGCACTGATCGCCCTTGTGGGCGTACCGTTTTTCCTCTTCCTGGCGCGCAGACAAAGGAGAGCATTATAA
- a CDS encoding hypothetical protein (Evidence 5 : No homology to any previously reported sequences), translated as MEIGPQTVIKMTIVKKNNYCPIFETGDEIIIKKHCLDMSFNKLKKYCYATLADIYPKCNNLRKQPIGSKDTFTCRDNGIIEIELERMEDELYDFERNG; from the coding sequence ATGGAGATCGGCCCTCAGACAGTAATTAAAATGACAATTGTAAAAAAGAATAATTATTGCCCAATCTTTGAAACGGGCGATGAAATAATAATTAAGAAACACTGCCTTGACATGAGTTTCAATAAATTAAAAAAGTATTGTTATGCAACCCTAGCAGATATATACCCAAAATGTAACAATTTAAGAAAACAGCCGATAGGATCAAAAGACACCTTTACCTGCCGCGACAATGGAATTATTGAGATTGAATTAGAGAGAATGGAAGATGAGCTGTATGACTTTGAGCGAAACGGCTGA